CGTATTGGGTCGAGGGGCCGTTGCAGGTTAAAGCGTCCAGCAGTGAACTGGCGGATGCCGGGTATCAGATGGATGCCGACAAGATTTATGTGTATGAGCTGCCGGAGTGAATCCGGCAGTTTTGTGTTGATTGATCCATCGTCTTCGCGAGCAGGCTCGCTCCCACAGGTGATCACCTTCCAGGGTGGGAGCGAGCCTGCTCGCGAAGAGGCCGGCAAAGGTTCAACAGAAACCCGCCCCTTCACTGTTTCATTGAGCTGAGTCAAAAGACCGTATCAGTTGGCTTCGTACCATAGGACATCAGAAATTTTTAACGTCCTTTTGGAGCCCCCATGAACAAGTCCTTGCTCAGCGCCTCGCTGTTTGCCCTCGCGCTCGCAGCCCCGCTCGCCCACGCTCACGAAGCCGGCGACATCCTGATCCGTGCCGGTGCCATCACTGTCAACCCGAAGGCCGACAGCTCCAGCGTCAAGGTCGATCAGGGTCCGCTGAGCGGCACCAATCTGGGCGGCAAGGCGACCATGAGCAGCGACACTCAACTGGGCCTGAACTTCGCGTACATGCTCACCGACCATGTCGGTCTCGAATTGCTCGCGGCCACGCCGTTCGAACATGACGTGAAGCTCAAAGGCACCGCCCTGCCAGCAGCCAATGGCAAGCTCGGCACCCTGAAACACCTGCCACCGACCCTCAGCGTCGTTTACTACCCGCTGGATTCGAAGTCGGCATTCCAACCGTATGTCGGCGGCGGCATCAACTACACCTGGATTTACGACGAGCACGTCGGCAGCGAAGCCAGCGCCAACGGCTTCAGCAATTTCAAGGCAAAAAATTCCTGGGGGCTGGCGTGGCAGGTCGGTGCGGACTACATGCTGACCGACAACATCATGCTCAACGCTCAAGTGCGCTACATCGACATCGATACTCGCGCGACTGTGGAAAACAACTCCGTGGCACCGGGCACTCGGGCACGGGTGAACGTGGATGTGGATCCGTTCATCTACATGGTAGGTTTGGGCTATAAGTTCTAAGCCGATTTAGCGAACGTTCACGTGGTGGTGAATGAGGCTTGGTGGTGGGCAGCTTGAACTGAAGGCGACTGCTGCGCAGTCGATCGGGGATAAATCCCCTCACCACAGGGATAGAGACATATTCCGGCCGTGAAAAAGGCGCCTGTTGAAGGGCGCCTTTTTCATGTCTGCGGTCGTGCTATTTTCCGAGCAACCGCGCCAGCCCAACGCTCA
The sequence above is drawn from the Pseudomonas sp. FP2196 genome and encodes:
- a CDS encoding OmpW family protein — translated: MNKSLLSASLFALALAAPLAHAHEAGDILIRAGAITVNPKADSSSVKVDQGPLSGTNLGGKATMSSDTQLGLNFAYMLTDHVGLELLAATPFEHDVKLKGTALPAANGKLGTLKHLPPTLSVVYYPLDSKSAFQPYVGGGINYTWIYDEHVGSEASANGFSNFKAKNSWGLAWQVGADYMLTDNIMLNAQVRYIDIDTRATVENNSVAPGTRARVNVDVDPFIYMVGLGYKF